In Deltaproteobacteria bacterium, the genomic stretch ATGGGATGCACCGTGTTCTCGATGGTGACCGGCCCCTCGTCGACCTCGGTCGGTTCGGAGTCGGTGCCGACCGTGTACACGGTGACCGTGCAGCCGCCGGCCAGTGGACTGGCGGGATTCGTGGAGTCGAACGCCGGCGCGACGGTCACGGTCGACAGGTCGATGAAGCTGATGCTGACCGCCATGCCGCTGATGCCGCCGAGCTGCGGCGCGGAAATCTCCGTCACCGCGATGGAGCCGGACCGCGTGCTCGTCGGCCCCGCGTCGGGCGTGCCGGCGTCGGGCGGCGAGGCGTCCGGCGCTGCGGCGTCGATGTCCGGCTGGCTCGCGTCGGGGCGCGTCGTGTCGTCGTCGTCGTCGCCGTCGTCGCCGCAGGCGGCGGCCAGCGGCAGTGCGGCCGCGCAGATCAGCGCGACCAACCTGGGGAACCGTGTGCTCGTCCTCATCTAGGCCTCCTCTGGAAACAAAGCTCTACTGCAACCGGGAACGCGCAAACCGAGCACAGCCTCGGGCCGCGCCCCCCGGACGGCGCTCGACGTGGGCGCTTCCGAAAGTCGATGCTAATCCCGCGCGAACACGGGGGCAAGGAAACCGATCACGTTTCGCCGGCGCCGTCGATGCCGCGGCCGGCCGGCGCCCACCGATGCCGCGACCGGCCGGCTCCGCCTGTGGATCAGAGGGGGCTGCTAGGATCGCGACCAGTGGCACGACCGCCGCAATTCCCCTTGTTAATCCAGTTATTTATTCGCGTATTGGTTATCCACAGTGCTGTGGATAATTTTTTGATCCCCGCTTCGTGCGCACGCTAGGATCGCAGAGCCAGTCGCGAGGTGCGGCCATCTCCCACCCCGCGCATCGAGTCCGGGGCCGACGCCCCGCGAAGCGCGAGCGCGCCGTGCCGGCCCCGCGCGCAAGGGCCAGCGTGCGCCCGCCACCCGAGACCCCGACATCCGAGCGATCCATGCACCGAACGCCACCGATGCGCCGAATCCCCGTGTGTCCGCCCGGCTCCTGCCGTACGATCGAGGACAGCCCGTGAGATCGACCAAGCGAGTCCGCGGCGCCAGCGCGGCCCGCAGCGCGACGGCGACCGCAGCGGCGGCTCCGGCTGCCGCAGACCGGTCACCCGCGCGCACGGCCGAACGCGCGGCGCGCCTGGCCGAGCAGGTCCGCCGGCTCGAACCGCGCCCGCGCGCGCTGGACGGCGATCTGCGCCAGGCGGCTGCCGACGGCGCGCTCGACGACGCGCGGCGGCGGCTCGAGCGCCGGATCCGCGCGCACATGCCGCGCGCGACGCTCACGCTGGTGTTCACCGACAACCGCTACACGATGATTTCGGTGCGCCGCGACGCCGCCCGCCGCGCGTACCGGCTGCGCGTCCACCACATGTTCGCCGACGCGCCGCCCGAGGTGACGCGCGCGCTCGCCCGCTACGTCCGCCACAACGACCGCGACGCCTCGCGGCTGCTGGGCGAATACATCGACGCGCATCAGCACCGCGTCCGGCCGCGCCGGGACCGGGCGGGCACGCGCTGTGTCACCCGCGGCGCCCACCACGACCTGCAGGCGATCTTCGACGACCTCAACCGCCGCTACTTTGGCGGCGCGATCGACGCGCGCATCACGTGGGGCGCGCGCAGCCGCCGGCGGCGCCGCCGCAACAGCATCAAGATGGGCTCGTACTCGGTGGAGGACCGGCTCATCCGCATCCACCGCACGCTCGATCGCGCGTTCGTGCCGCGGTTCTTCGTCGAGTGGATCGTCTACCACGAGATGCTGCACCAGGTGCACGAGGCGCCCATCGTCAAGGGCCGCCGCCGGTTCCACACGCCGGCGTTTCTCGCCGACGAGGCGCGGTTCGAGCGCTACGACGAGGCGCGCGCGTGGGAGCGCGCTCACATCGAGGAGCTGCTCGACTTCTAGGCGGCCGCCGCGCGGCGCCGGCCCGCGGTCGCGACCTGGAGGCGATCGCCGGCGTACGTCCTCGCGCCGTTCGGCTGCGTACCGCGTTGCGCGCGCGTCCGCCGCGGGCGGGCGCCGGGCGCCGCGCGCCTGCCCGCCGCGGCGCGAGCCGGCTGCCGGCGACCGCCGCGCGCGGTGCAGCCGGCCTGTCGCGCCGGGCCGCGGCGGCGCCGCCGCGCGTCACGGCTCGTCGTCGGCGAACGCGTAGCGGAGCCGATCGACCGGCTCGCCGCCGACCAGGTGCCGCGCGACCAACTCGGGGATGTCCTCCAGCCGCACGGGCGCGTACCAGACCCCCTCGGGGTAGACCACGACGGTCGGCCCGTCGAAGCACGGGCCGAGACAGCCGCACGCGGTGACCTGCACCGT encodes the following:
- a CDS encoding (2Fe-2S) ferredoxin domain-containing protein: MSRYRRHFFVCQTRRAAGGRPSCGARGGADVLRALQDALAAHPDLWGTVQVTACGCLGPCFDGPTVVVYPEGVWYAPVRLEDIPELVARHLVGGEPVDRLRYAFADDEP